Proteins from a genomic interval of Crassostrea angulata isolate pt1a10 chromosome 7, ASM2561291v2, whole genome shotgun sequence:
- the LOC128192092 gene encoding PGAP2-interacting protein-like yields MEERSQLIPLRDLIRETVNGYVFWSLFQGLGPMIWFYPLNELDISGYEAFAATWFSPILFAIPGVMSLVQNRWVLGLLRLLMVGSLASFQAPTTLSRLMILAGGAGVSMLVLAATLWSPDVKIRSSTFWGLFLGLLSLVTSRVWFVSFMPTWWSNQTNSAIITLAAIATIDQILSGADVINSRDKVKPDQPYWFPTAVGLGSLIYLTHWCFGEVSLVTRWVITGFPDHGPTPYYGGVGVFLCLICGFYMSGCRHVAQSKIWWLIGALSLAGLYYLPTYQGYTGGLVLAVYTMSIWPEMADRVSRCPPARSLLVAIVTYLVEIFFFVWTVAYNFVPGGVYTREHTDFLMAAVMLGIFVGLFVGKSFDQSFTALPVIEKKRISLSKVHLLLGLILCSGLAGFATRYRQQEFSPPSQAEPGEFSAMIWTYHFGYDNRGWPSLERSAKLINETGADFVTLLESDASKPFLGNNDLGMWLGEKLGMYVDFGPATKTHTWGNLILSKYPIVKSTHHLLPSPHGELAPAITATVDVGGRHVDFVVTHMGNDRDILDRKLQAKFLANELKQSKNPVVFLGYVTSAPGSRDYHELLTNGNVKDIDETDRDRWCEYIMYRGLQKLGYARITHGGLSDTEVQIAKFHIPDNPDNYKDNTRLTTDPSKVDSHVHFNKRFGSFHRGHGYFSDHKFHMSTPKYFLP; encoded by the exons ATGGAGGAACGAAGCCAGTTAATACCGCTGAGAGATCTTATCCGAGAAACTGTAAATG GGTACGTATTTTGGTCCCTGTTTCAAGGCTTGGGCCCAATGATATGGTTTTATCCATTGAATGAGCTCGACATTTCTGGATATGAAGCATTTGCTGCAACATGGTTTAGTCCTATTCTGTTTGCAATTCCCGGTGTGATGTCACTGGTTCAGAATAGATGGGTCCTAGGACTGCTTCGATTGCTGATGGTCGGGTCACTAGCTTCCTTTCAGGCTCCCACCACATTAAGTAGACTGATGATCCTAGCCGGAGGAGCTGGAGTTTCTATGTTAGTTCTGGCAGCCACTCTGTGGAGTCCTGATGTTAAAATTAG GTCATCCACATTCTGGGGCCTCTTTCTGGGTCTGTTATCATTGGTTACCAGCAGGGTGTGGTTTGTCTCCTTCATGCCCACATGGTGGAGTAACCAGACTAACTCGGCCATCATTACGCTTGCTGCTATTGCCACGATAGACCAAATTCTCTCAG GTGCTGATGTCATAAACAGCAGAGACAAGGTGAAGCCAGACCAACCGTACTGGTTCCCGACAGCTGTTGGGCTGGGAAGTCTCATCTACCTTACACACTGGTGCTTTGGGGAGGTTTCCTTGGTAACAAGATGGGTTATTACCGGCTTTCCTGACCATGGACCCACACCATATTATGGAGG ggTTGGAGTATTCTTGTGTCTTATTTGTGGATTTTACATGTCAGGATGTCGTCATGTAGCTCAGAGTAAAATCTGGTGGTTGATTGGTGCACTGTCTTTGGCTGGGCTCTACTATTTACCCACGTATCAGGGATACACAG GAGGTCTTGTATTAGCTGTATACACCATGTCTATCTGGCCGGAAATGGCCGACAGAGTCAGCAGATGTCCTCCAGCAAGGTCACTGTTAGTTGCCATAGTAACCTATCTGGTGGAGATCTTTTTCTTTGTGTGGACGGTAGCCTACAACTTTGTGCCGGGTGGAGTTTACACAAGGGAACACACTGACTTTCTGATGGCTGCTGTCATGTTAGGCATTTTTGTTGGACTTTTTGTTG GTAAATCGTTTGACCAGAGTTTCACCGCTCTACCTGTAATAGAAAAGAAAAGGATTTCGTTGTCCAAGGTCCACCTTT TATTGGGTCTCATCCTATGCTCAGGCCTGGCAGGGTTTGCTACACGATACAGACAGCAGGAGTTCTCTCCTCCTTCCCAG GCCGAGCCTGGTGAATTTTCTGCCATGATTTGGACCTATCACTTTGGTTATGACAACAGAGGCTGGCCAAGTCTGGAGCGCTCGGCTAAACTCATCAATGAAACAG GAGCAGATTTTGTGACCCTCTTGGAGAGTGATGCCTCCAAACCATTCCTTGGGAACAATGACCTTGGGATGTGGTTAGGAGAGAAGCTGGGGATGTATGTGGACTTTGGACCTGCCACCAAGACACACACATGGGG GAACTTGATTTTGTCCAAATATCCAATAGTCAAGTCAACTCATCATCTACTTCCTTCACCACATG GTGAGCTAGCTCCAGCCATTACTGCGACAGTGGACGTGGGAGGCAGACATGTTGACTTTGTGGTGACACACATGGGGAATGACCGCGACATCCTAGACCGAAAACTACAGGCCAAATTCCTGGCAAACGAACTAAAACAGAG CAAGAATCCAGTGGTTTTCCTTGGCTATGTGACCTCAGCACCTGGTAGTCGTGACTACCATGAACTTCTGACAAATGGCAATGTCAAGGACATTGATGAAACAGACAGAGACAGATGGTGTGAATACATCATGTACAGGGGTCTCCAAAA GCTTGGCTATGCTCGCATTACACATGGTGGCCTGAGTGACACGGAGGTCCAAATAGCTAAGTTCCACATTCCAGACAATCCGGATAACTACAAAGACAATACCAGGCTAACCACAGACCCCTCCAAAGTGGACAGCCATGTTCACTTCAATAAAAG GTTTGGATCCTTTCACCGTGGTCATGGTTATTTCTCTGACCACAAATTCCATATGAGCACTCCCAAATACTTCCTGCCATAG